The Blastopirellula marina genome has a window encoding:
- a CDS encoding sigma-70 family RNA polymerase sigma factor — translation MAELSPTEQFIQLLTENQNRLYGYIFSLIGERSQAADVLQETNVVLWRKIEEFDHRKPFLPWAFTIARYQVLANLRDRKRDPMLLDTELVETISHEAESMAGQIESVRDALSRCLERLDPFNRKLIESRYFEAKPLDEMARDSSRTTGAIKVALLRIRKRLGECIQHRLAAES, via the coding sequence ATGGCGGAGTTAAGCCCCACCGAGCAGTTCATTCAACTGCTTACCGAAAATCAAAACCGGCTTTATGGCTATATCTTCTCACTCATCGGTGAGCGGAGCCAGGCCGCCGACGTGCTGCAGGAAACGAACGTGGTGCTGTGGCGGAAGATCGAAGAGTTCGATCATCGCAAACCCTTTCTGCCGTGGGCATTCACAATCGCTCGCTACCAGGTTCTGGCCAACCTTCGCGATCGCAAGCGGGACCCCATGCTGCTGGATACGGAACTGGTCGAAACGATTTCGCACGAAGCCGAGTCGATGGCCGGGCAGATTGAATCGGTTCGCGACGCACTGAGCCGCTGCCTCGAACGATTAGATCCTTTTAACCGAAAGTTGATCGAAAGCCGCTACTTCGAGGCCAAGCCGCTGGACGAGATGGCTCGCGATTCGAGCCGCACCACTGGAGCCATCAAGGTTGCCCTGCTTCGTATCCGCAAACGCCTGGGTGAGTGTATTCAACATCGACTTGCTGCCGAGAGTTAA
- a CDS encoding LamG-like jellyroll fold domain-containing protein, whose product MSENQAEIESLLFDWEAGTISDADLAQLQSLLKENLEARKFYIEWQMLSTALELQAHGGHSDVPHDLPTIAQPQQAQVKSTAWASIAAVALAACVLLSFGLIWSFLNMNSGDAGSSRAISIGDTGNAQESTSQGVAILTRLVDPAWPEGQPSRQVGDALTSGKFQLSKGLAQIEFFCGATIVLEGPADLQLESSTQALVRQGKIRAIVPPAARGFSLDTDKMKVVDLGTEFGLVVSSDSVDVQVFDGEVELHPQSQTVRRITTGQGVRLGQTGDLTDASMPAEAFVGIGELESLSERQDQARYDQWKTWSEAIRSDPRLVTYYSFDQLDDWQRRLACELEPANPDLDGAIIGAKVVGGRWPQKSSLEFKQPADRVRVNIPGEFHSLTFACWARIDSLDRVYNSLFLTDAYDKGEPHWQILDTGQLYFSVRPVERAAKDGPKDFKALSPSFWNPLFQGKWIHLAVTCDWETRTIIHYLNGHELSRHEVPAEQMPALAQIGTASIGNWELPTLPDAEFAVRNLNGRIDEFLIFSSALTPDDIQDIYDHGKP is encoded by the coding sequence ATGAGCGAGAACCAAGCTGAAATCGAGTCGCTGCTGTTCGACTGGGAAGCCGGCACCATCAGCGATGCCGACCTGGCTCAGCTACAGTCGCTGCTGAAAGAGAACCTAGAGGCCCGCAAGTTCTATATCGAGTGGCAGATGCTCTCGACCGCATTGGAGCTGCAGGCCCATGGTGGTCACTCCGATGTGCCGCACGACTTGCCGACGATCGCTCAGCCGCAACAAGCTCAGGTGAAGTCGACCGCTTGGGCTTCGATTGCCGCGGTGGCTTTGGCGGCCTGCGTGCTGCTTTCGTTCGGTTTGATTTGGTCTTTCCTTAATATGAATAGTGGGGACGCAGGCAGCTCCCGCGCGATCTCTATCGGTGATACAGGCAACGCCCAAGAGAGCACCTCGCAAGGGGTTGCCATCCTGACGCGACTTGTCGATCCTGCCTGGCCAGAGGGGCAGCCGTCGCGGCAAGTGGGGGATGCGTTGACCTCTGGCAAGTTCCAACTCAGCAAAGGACTCGCCCAGATCGAGTTCTTCTGCGGTGCCACGATCGTCCTGGAAGGACCGGCCGATCTGCAATTGGAATCATCAACCCAGGCGCTCGTTCGCCAGGGGAAGATTCGCGCGATCGTACCGCCGGCTGCGCGGGGGTTCTCGCTCGATACCGATAAGATGAAGGTCGTTGATCTGGGGACCGAATTCGGCTTGGTTGTGTCGAGCGATTCCGTCGACGTGCAGGTTTTCGATGGCGAAGTCGAATTGCATCCACAATCGCAAACGGTACGCCGCATCACGACGGGCCAAGGCGTCCGTCTCGGCCAGACAGGCGACCTAACCGACGCGTCCATGCCCGCCGAAGCGTTCGTCGGTATTGGCGAACTCGAATCGCTCAGCGAGCGGCAAGACCAGGCACGATACGACCAGTGGAAGACGTGGTCGGAGGCGATCCGCAGCGACCCACGCCTGGTGACGTATTACTCGTTCGATCAACTCGACGACTGGCAGCGGCGTCTGGCGTGTGAGCTGGAGCCTGCCAACCCTGACCTGGATGGTGCGATCATTGGTGCCAAGGTGGTCGGAGGACGCTGGCCACAAAAGAGTTCCCTGGAGTTCAAGCAGCCAGCCGATCGGGTGAGAGTAAACATCCCCGGCGAGTTCCACTCGTTGACCTTTGCGTGCTGGGCACGGATCGATAGCCTCGACCGGGTGTACAACTCCCTCTTTTTGACCGACGCGTACGACAAAGGAGAACCGCACTGGCAGATCCTCGATACCGGGCAGCTGTACTTCTCGGTGCGACCGGTCGAACGAGCGGCCAAGGATGGGCCCAAAGACTTCAAAGCCCTTTCCCCTTCGTTCTGGAATCCGTTATTTCAAGGGAAGTGGATTCACTTGGCGGTGACCTGCGACTGGGAAACTCGCACGATTATTCATTACCTCAACGGCCACGAGCTGAGCCGGCACGAGGTTCCAGCCGAGCAGATGCCGGCTTTGGCACAAATCGGTACGGCATCTATCGGCAATTGGGAACTTCCCACGCTTCCCGATGCCGAGTTCGCCGTTCGGAACCTTAACGGTCGAATCGACGAGTTCCTGATCTTCTCCTCTGCCCTCACCCCTGATGACATTCAAGATATTTATGACCATGGCAAGCCCTAA
- a CDS encoding sensor histidine kinase, producing the protein MQRAIVTIAFAALFAGATFSHTAETGRKKTIVVLYSFRTLLPINVDRDRGIRRALAEQLAQGAELEVEYLDLSRYKNEEYVRDWIALLQKKYGDSNVEVVIPVAVDAVEFTLAHRDAIFPDVPIVFCSVEDALAKRACAEPNVTGVVYHLGVDATLRSALDIYPKAKHLLVIGGTSPLDKSIRDLAASQIAQYEQVLNVEYLTGLPLPELLDRVAKVEPHTVVLMLSYQEDTSGDNYVTREVIEKISNACPAPVFGLWDTLLGHGITGGSLIQIETQGEIAGQMAARVLQGERASDIPLVGEELNQLMFDARQLQRLSIHEDILPEGSIVRYREPTFWESYLWILVAACTIVVLQSLLITALLFARLRRWRAEQALAASQELARQHRSELARVNRMTTVGELTASLAHEVNQPLSAIVSNAQAAIRLLRQTPPDSEEADAALHDIVGDGNRAAGILNRVRSLVSKESPTQEPLDLNGAVHEVIELAAPDAENRGIIIHKQLDDTLPSINGDKIELQQVIMNLLNNAAQAMQDIDPELRQVNIRTTHDAQFVKLTVEDSGIGLSDDQLSQIFAPFYTLKTGGMGMGLSISQSIVNAHRGEIWATQNANRGVTFHVRLPVASPDA; encoded by the coding sequence TTGCAGCGTGCTATCGTCACTATTGCGTTCGCCGCTTTGTTCGCTGGAGCAACGTTCTCTCACACAGCGGAGACAGGGAGAAAGAAAACGATCGTCGTTCTCTATAGCTTTCGGACTTTGTTGCCCATCAACGTCGACAGGGACCGAGGTATTCGGCGGGCTCTCGCGGAACAGCTGGCCCAGGGTGCAGAACTGGAAGTCGAATACCTTGATCTGTCCCGCTATAAAAATGAAGAGTACGTTCGCGACTGGATTGCCCTTCTGCAAAAAAAGTATGGAGATAGCAACGTCGAGGTGGTAATTCCAGTTGCCGTAGATGCGGTTGAGTTTACATTGGCCCATCGGGATGCCATATTCCCCGACGTCCCGATAGTCTTCTGCAGTGTCGAGGATGCCTTGGCGAAACGAGCTTGCGCTGAGCCCAACGTAACTGGCGTTGTGTATCACTTGGGTGTGGATGCAACGCTTCGTTCTGCCCTGGATATTTATCCGAAAGCTAAACATCTGTTAGTAATTGGTGGCACTTCGCCTCTGGACAAGAGCATCCGTGATCTAGCAGCTTCCCAAATTGCTCAATACGAGCAGGTCTTAAACGTCGAGTACCTGACAGGGCTTCCGCTGCCGGAACTGCTCGATCGCGTGGCTAAAGTCGAACCACACACCGTCGTGTTGATGCTGTCCTACCAAGAGGATACGTCCGGCGATAATTACGTCACGAGAGAAGTCATCGAGAAAATAAGCAATGCTTGCCCCGCGCCTGTGTTTGGTCTTTGGGACACGCTGCTAGGTCACGGGATCACGGGCGGAAGTCTCATTCAGATTGAAACCCAGGGCGAAATAGCAGGTCAAATGGCAGCCCGAGTTCTTCAGGGGGAACGAGCGTCGGATATTCCCTTGGTCGGCGAAGAGTTGAATCAACTCATGTTCGATGCTCGCCAACTGCAGCGTTTGAGCATCCACGAAGACATACTACCGGAAGGCTCGATTGTACGATATCGAGAGCCGACGTTCTGGGAGAGCTACCTCTGGATTTTGGTTGCCGCCTGCACGATTGTTGTCCTTCAATCCCTGCTGATCACAGCACTCTTGTTCGCTCGACTTCGGCGATGGCGGGCCGAACAAGCCCTTGCGGCCAGTCAAGAACTTGCACGCCAGCACAGGTCTGAACTCGCGCGAGTCAACCGCATGACAACTGTCGGTGAATTGACTGCGTCTCTTGCCCATGAAGTGAACCAACCACTCTCCGCTATCGTGAGTAATGCTCAGGCGGCGATCCGGTTGCTTCGGCAAACGCCGCCTGACTCTGAGGAAGCCGATGCCGCCTTACACGACATTGTAGGCGATGGAAACCGGGCCGCAGGCATACTCAATCGTGTGCGATCTCTGGTCAGCAAGGAATCGCCAACTCAAGAGCCATTAGACCTGAACGGTGCAGTCCATGAGGTAATCGAGCTTGCCGCGCCGGATGCCGAGAATCGAGGCATCATCATTCATAAACAGCTTGACGACACGTTGCCATCCATCAATGGGGATAAAATCGAACTACAACAGGTGATCATGAATCTGTTGAATAATGCCGCTCAGGCCATGCAGGATATCGATCCGGAGTTGCGCCAAGTTAACATCCGTACGACACACGACGCTCAGTTCGTGAAATTGACAGTTGAAGACTCTGGCATTGGCTTGAGCGATGACCAACTAAGTCAGATCTTTGCCCCGTTCTACACGCTGAAGACGGGCGGCATGGGCATGGGCTTGTCGATTAGTCAATCGATTGTGAACGCACATAGAGGAGAAATCTGGGCCACGCAGAATGCCAACCGAGGCGTCACCTTCCACGTCCGTTTGCCGGTTGCATCCCCTGATGCATAA
- a CDS encoding DUF1501 domain-containing protein, with the protein MNAHQLTRRQALYGLGASLGSVAFSSLLSGTAHAAANDSPLAPKQQMLPARAKNVIMLFMEGGPGHMDTFDPKPELSKRHKQESKLTGGLEKGFKFFVGSPFKFNQVGDNGIWMCDQWKHLADPYVANELCNYRGCQAESLNHPEALYHMNTGSRLGGDPAIGAWATYGLGTVNQNLPGYVVMTEMALPQGGPGNWSNGFLPPYYQGTRLRSEGSPILDLAPPAYKSRDHQQRALDELAVLNSTYQDSLGVEDKRLMARMESYELAFRMQAEVPDVIDLQQETEATHQMYGLDEPETKAFGRQCLMARRLVEKGVRFVQIFSGGWDSHDYLKRGHTSRIKSVDKPVAALIRDLKQHGLLEDTLVIWTGEFGRTPDNNKRGGVYSLGRGHNNQAMTMLMAGGGVRPGIVGATDELGRSAVETVHPIRDLHVTLLHLLGLDDNKLTYFHGGRFKQLSQFGGEVISDLIA; encoded by the coding sequence ATGAACGCCCATCAACTTACCCGTCGTCAAGCTTTGTATGGCCTGGGAGCGTCACTTGGCAGTGTCGCGTTTTCGTCCCTGCTAAGTGGCACCGCCCATGCAGCAGCGAATGATTCTCCGCTGGCCCCCAAACAGCAGATGCTACCTGCGAGGGCGAAGAACGTGATTATGCTGTTCATGGAAGGAGGGCCTGGACATATGGATACGTTCGATCCTAAGCCAGAGCTTTCCAAGCGGCACAAGCAAGAGTCGAAGCTAACCGGTGGCCTCGAGAAGGGTTTTAAGTTTTTCGTCGGTAGCCCCTTCAAGTTTAACCAAGTGGGCGACAACGGAATTTGGATGTGCGACCAGTGGAAACACCTGGCCGATCCGTATGTGGCCAACGAGCTGTGCAACTATCGCGGCTGCCAGGCTGAATCGCTGAACCATCCCGAGGCCTTGTATCACATGAACACAGGTAGCCGGCTGGGCGGTGATCCGGCGATTGGTGCCTGGGCAACGTATGGCCTGGGGACGGTCAACCAGAACCTGCCCGGCTACGTGGTGATGACCGAGATGGCGCTGCCGCAAGGTGGCCCTGGCAACTGGAGCAACGGCTTTCTGCCGCCGTACTATCAAGGAACTCGTCTGCGTTCGGAAGGGTCACCGATTCTCGATCTTGCGCCACCGGCCTACAAGTCGAGAGATCATCAGCAGCGAGCACTCGATGAACTAGCTGTGCTCAATTCAACCTACCAAGATTCGCTCGGCGTGGAAGACAAGAGGCTGATGGCTCGCATGGAAAGTTACGAACTCGCGTTCCGCATGCAGGCCGAGGTGCCGGACGTGATCGATCTTCAGCAAGAGACCGAAGCCACGCACCAGATGTACGGACTGGATGAGCCCGAGACGAAAGCTTTTGGAAGGCAGTGCTTGATGGCGCGGCGACTAGTAGAGAAAGGGGTTCGCTTCGTGCAGATTTTCAGCGGTGGCTGGGATAGTCACGACTATCTCAAGCGAGGTCATACGTCCCGCATCAAGAGTGTCGACAAACCGGTTGCGGCGCTGATTCGGGATCTCAAACAGCACGGTCTGCTGGAAGACACGCTAGTGATCTGGACCGGCGAGTTCGGACGAACTCCGGATAACAACAAGCGAGGTGGCGTCTACTCGCTGGGCCGCGGCCATAACAACCAGGCAATGACCATGCTGATGGCCGGTGGCGGCGTGCGTCCTGGCATCGTCGGGGCAACCGATGAACTGGGACGATCAGCCGTGGAAACGGTTCATCCGATTCGAGACCTGCACGTGACACTGCTACATCTGCTGGGTCTAGACGATAACAAGTTGACTTACTTTCATGGGGGCCGATTCAAGCAACTCAGCCAGTTTGGCGGCGAGGTGATTTCGGACTTGATCGCATAA
- a CDS encoding response regulator transcription factor, translated as MPYKNATVYVVDDDQSVRNAKARLLKSVGLRVEVFSSARGFLDHKRADVPGCLLLDVRMPGLSGLDLQQELSDSKVDLPIVFISSFGDIPMSVRAIKAGAVDFLPKPVDDQVLLNAVGQAIDQHIRMRRDRSEVKDILERIESLTPREHEVLMLVCEGLMNKQIAGHLNISQPTVKVHRRHVMEKMGAASIADLVHMVDQSGVSTP; from the coding sequence ATGCCGTACAAAAATGCCACTGTTTATGTCGTCGACGATGATCAGTCCGTTCGAAATGCAAAAGCCCGTTTACTGAAATCGGTCGGCCTGCGTGTCGAGGTCTTCAGTTCGGCTCGTGGATTTCTGGATCACAAGCGAGCCGATGTCCCAGGCTGTTTACTTCTCGACGTCCGCATGCCGGGATTGAGCGGACTAGACTTGCAGCAGGAATTGTCTGATTCGAAAGTTGATTTGCCGATTGTGTTTATCAGCTCCTTCGGTGATATTCCCATGTCCGTCCGTGCCATCAAGGCAGGGGCCGTCGACTTCTTACCCAAGCCTGTCGATGATCAAGTGCTGCTTAACGCCGTAGGTCAGGCAATCGATCAGCATATCCGCATGCGCCGGGACAGGAGCGAAGTGAAGGACATTCTCGAACGCATCGAGTCGTTGACGCCACGTGAACATGAAGTGCTGATGCTGGTGTGCGAGGGCTTAATGAACAAGCAGATCGCTGGACATTTAAACATTTCCCAGCCGACCGTCAAAGTTCATCGTCGCCACGTGATGGAGAAGATGGGAGCGGCATCGATTGCCGACCTGGTTCACATGGTGGATCAATCTGGCGTCTCTACGCCTTAA
- a CDS encoding DUF1553 domain-containing protein, translating to MASPKTFAAGLALTIALLGLWGHLAAAQAEDPSHPDAEQLFTLKVLPVLQTKCFGCHGSDAQDVRGDYNLLTRDGMLTGGESGEASLVPGKPEESALYQAVLWKGYEMPPKENDRLSEAQIADLRTWIAAGAPWPSAERQAEIRNAEWENVTNEEGQLVKTSGGTSDEWTNRRYDPSDLWAFEKLADKKHIYPEDVALHKVIDHFIAQKLTSAELPVAKQSESRQLIQRATWDLAGLPPTPQEIDAFDQGWQADPDAAWSNLIDRLLASPRYGERWGRHWLDVTRYADTSGMANDYERSNMWRYRDYVIRSFNDDKPYDEFVVEQLAGDELADHSVRERIGGNEKEVQKVQQSGKYNEQESQWLVATGFLRMGPWDNAMIENEEARQIYLDDLVNITGQTFLGQTMRCCKCHDHKFDPLPTRDYYRMYSAFSTTHMAERDVPFLPEENQERFDDQKQHVERMLEFAVNEKNKLVKKREAAAKQWFAEHDLPYKDEAARRDLPDDQKPERHCGLDHVEQGQLKVREQDEWIWTRRLERFEPMAQSVYNSPASQIGSTFARKLRIKRGKEPKTDAVQHILIGGALTALGDVVQPGVLSAVGLPASPSSESPYLVTSDVDGRRLELARWIAHRDNGLTSRAIVNRIWQYHFGQAIAANPNNLGAKGGKPSHPELLDYLAADFLDNGWTMKRLHREIMLSQAYRRSSIPAAPEQIAEIDPNNQLLSHFPRRRLSAEEIRDGILSITGELVHSRGGLPVMPEINMEVALQPRMIQFSLAPAYQPSPTADERNRRTIYAYHVRGQADPLTELFNQPNPNDSCEQREAAAVTPQVFTLLNSDTMIDRSIALALRLEDSEKLLRQQVDLAFRLVLGRHATANEVYRLTKYVSEMQVYHAKRDPQPAKYPTEITRSLVEEFSGEVFEYQEILPVFENYEHDTKPAEVSADTRALADLCLLLFNTNEFMYVD from the coding sequence ATGGCAAGCCCTAAGACATTTGCTGCCGGCCTCGCACTGACGATCGCGCTGCTAGGCCTGTGGGGACACCTCGCGGCCGCACAAGCAGAAGATCCCAGTCACCCAGACGCCGAGCAGCTATTCACCCTGAAGGTTCTTCCCGTACTGCAGACGAAGTGCTTCGGCTGCCACGGCAGCGACGCCCAGGATGTGCGCGGCGACTACAACCTGCTGACGCGGGACGGCATGCTAACCGGTGGCGAGTCCGGGGAAGCTTCGCTGGTGCCTGGCAAGCCGGAAGAAAGCGCGCTCTACCAAGCCGTGTTGTGGAAAGGCTACGAAATGCCGCCCAAGGAAAACGATCGTCTCAGCGAAGCGCAGATCGCAGACCTGCGAACGTGGATTGCCGCCGGTGCCCCGTGGCCATCGGCCGAGCGTCAAGCCGAGATCCGAAATGCCGAATGGGAGAATGTCACCAACGAAGAAGGCCAGTTGGTGAAGACCAGTGGTGGCACCTCGGACGAGTGGACCAATCGCCGCTACGACCCCAGCGACCTGTGGGCGTTTGAGAAACTGGCTGATAAAAAGCATATCTACCCGGAAGATGTTGCGCTGCACAAAGTGATCGATCACTTTATCGCCCAGAAGCTGACCAGCGCGGAGCTTCCAGTGGCGAAGCAGTCCGAGTCGCGTCAACTAATTCAGCGAGCGACGTGGGACCTGGCCGGTTTGCCGCCGACACCCCAAGAGATCGACGCGTTCGACCAAGGCTGGCAGGCAGATCCTGATGCAGCGTGGAGCAACCTGATCGATCGACTGCTGGCAAGTCCGCGTTACGGCGAGCGATGGGGACGACATTGGTTGGACGTGACACGATACGCCGACACCAGCGGCATGGCCAACGACTACGAACGTTCGAACATGTGGCGTTATCGTGACTACGTGATCCGTTCGTTCAATGATGACAAGCCGTACGACGAGTTTGTCGTCGAGCAGTTGGCCGGCGATGAACTAGCAGACCATTCGGTACGCGAACGAATTGGCGGCAACGAGAAAGAGGTTCAGAAGGTCCAGCAAAGTGGAAAGTACAACGAGCAAGAGTCCCAGTGGTTAGTGGCGACAGGCTTTCTGCGGATGGGTCCGTGGGACAATGCCATGATCGAGAATGAGGAAGCACGGCAGATCTATCTGGACGACCTGGTGAACATCACTGGGCAAACATTCCTCGGTCAGACGATGCGGTGCTGCAAATGCCACGACCATAAGTTCGATCCCCTGCCAACGCGTGACTATTACCGGATGTACTCGGCGTTTTCGACCACGCATATGGCCGAGCGCGATGTTCCCTTTCTGCCGGAAGAGAACCAGGAACGCTTCGACGACCAGAAGCAGCATGTCGAGCGGATGCTGGAGTTTGCCGTAAACGAGAAGAACAAACTGGTCAAAAAGCGGGAAGCAGCCGCGAAACAGTGGTTTGCCGAGCATGACCTGCCATACAAAGATGAGGCCGCGCGGCGCGATCTTCCCGATGACCAGAAGCCGGAGCGGCACTGCGGGCTCGATCATGTCGAGCAGGGGCAACTGAAGGTCCGCGAGCAAGACGAATGGATCTGGACGCGACGACTGGAACGTTTCGAGCCGATGGCACAGAGCGTGTACAACTCGCCGGCCTCGCAGATCGGAAGCACGTTTGCCCGCAAGCTGCGGATCAAGCGGGGCAAGGAACCGAAAACCGATGCCGTGCAGCATATTCTGATCGGTGGTGCTTTGACGGCACTGGGCGATGTGGTGCAACCAGGCGTTTTGAGTGCTGTGGGCCTGCCGGCTAGTCCATCAAGCGAGTCGCCGTACCTGGTGACTTCCGACGTGGATGGGCGGCGACTGGAACTGGCTCGCTGGATTGCCCACCGGGATAACGGGCTCACTTCGCGAGCGATAGTGAATCGTATCTGGCAGTATCACTTCGGCCAGGCCATCGCGGCAAACCCAAACAACCTGGGTGCCAAGGGTGGCAAGCCATCGCATCCGGAACTGCTCGATTACCTGGCGGCCGACTTTCTCGACAACGGCTGGACGATGAAGCGTTTGCATCGCGAGATCATGCTTTCCCAGGCGTATCGCCGCTCATCGATTCCAGCCGCACCGGAGCAAATTGCCGAGATCGATCCGAACAACCAACTGCTTTCGCACTTCCCGCGGCGGAGACTGAGCGCGGAAGAGATCCGCGATGGCATTCTATCGATCACTGGCGAGCTTGTGCACAGCCGTGGTGGCTTGCCGGTCATGCCGGAGATCAACATGGAAGTGGCCCTACAGCCGCGGATGATTCAGTTCTCCTTGGCACCTGCCTACCAGCCATCGCCAACGGCGGACGAGCGGAATCGGCGAACCATTTATGCCTATCACGTTCGCGGCCAGGCCGATCCCTTGACCGAGCTGTTCAATCAACCTAATCCGAACGATTCTTGCGAACAGAGAGAAGCGGCAGCAGTCACACCTCAAGTCTTCACGCTGCTCAATAGCGATACGATGATCGACCGATCGATTGCGTTGGCCCTGAGGTTAGAGGATTCAGAGAAACTTTTGCGGCAGCAAGTTGATCTGGCTTTTCGCCTGGTACTTGGGCGGCATGCGACGGCTAACGAGGTCTATCGGCTCACAAAGTATGTGAGCGAAATGCAAGTCTACCACGCGAAACGGGACCCACAGCCGGCTAAGTATCCAACTGAGATTACACGTTCGCTGGTCGAAGAGTTTTCAGGCGAAGTCTTCGAGTACCAGGAGATTCTTCCAGTGTTCGAGAACTACGAGCACGACACCAAGCCGGCCGAGGTTTCAGCCGATACGCGAGCACTAGCCGATTTGTGCCTATTGCTTTTCAACACCAACGAATTCATGTACGTCGACTAA
- the ccoS gene encoding cbb3-type cytochrome oxidase assembly protein CcoS produces the protein MSVIYIALPIALFMAALAVTGFVWSVREGQLDDLQTPAIRVLEEDKVKPKR, from the coding sequence ATGAGCGTCATCTACATTGCCTTGCCAATCGCGCTATTCATGGCCGCGCTGGCGGTTACCGGGTTTGTGTGGTCGGTCCGTGAAGGACAACTCGACGATCTGCAAACCCCAGCCATTCGCGTCCTGGAAGAAGACAAAGTCAAGCCGAAGCGGTAG
- a CDS encoding twin-arginine translocation signal domain-containing protein gives MHPLNLSRRDVLKTSLAAGTAFAFWPLGSTLGATSFQSDLPVEVVTKGPRHHWFGYYDKLQFDPTGRYLLSMEIDFEHRKPTPEDEIGLGVIDLQEGNKWTELGRTTAWGWQQGCMLQWIPGTETKVIWNVRHPDRYGARILDIATGETLEVDQPVYALSPDGKSAVTADFRRINDVRPGYGYVGLPDPHVDDNAPANSGIFHVDLVTGKSKLIISLAEIVKHGEVPWDGPNVKHYVNHLLVNPNGTRFEFLHRSRLTDGKRKTRMLTANLDGSNMRVLDANGMTSHFIWRDPKHILAWSNQPSHGNAFYVFSDESQPKIEAIGTEVMKRDGHCTYLPNRDWIVNDTYPDAQRYQTVYLYHVPTGKRIDVAKFQAPKVYTGEWRCDTHPRHSPDGRYLVVDAPFENQGRQLHVVDISSIVG, from the coding sequence ATGCATCCCCTGAACCTATCTCGCCGAGACGTTCTCAAAACCAGTTTAGCTGCCGGAACGGCATTCGCCTTTTGGCCGCTGGGCAGCACGTTGGGGGCAACCTCTTTTCAAAGCGACTTGCCGGTCGAAGTGGTAACCAAGGGCCCCAGGCATCATTGGTTTGGGTACTACGACAAACTCCAGTTCGATCCAACTGGGCGCTACCTGTTGAGCATGGAGATCGACTTTGAACATCGCAAACCGACACCAGAAGACGAAATCGGCTTGGGAGTGATCGACCTGCAAGAGGGGAACAAGTGGACCGAACTGGGCAGGACCACGGCTTGGGGCTGGCAGCAAGGATGTATGCTGCAATGGATACCAGGCACCGAAACGAAAGTCATCTGGAACGTGCGTCACCCAGACCGCTATGGAGCACGTATCCTCGACATTGCCACTGGCGAGACCTTAGAGGTCGACCAACCGGTGTACGCACTAAGCCCCGATGGCAAATCGGCGGTCACGGCTGACTTCCGCCGGATCAATGACGTCCGCCCTGGTTACGGTTACGTTGGATTGCCTGATCCGCACGTCGATGACAATGCTCCGGCGAACTCTGGTATTTTCCACGTCGACCTCGTCACGGGAAAATCCAAGCTGATCATTTCCCTGGCAGAAATCGTCAAGCATGGTGAAGTTCCGTGGGATGGCCCGAACGTCAAGCACTACGTAAACCATTTGCTGGTCAATCCGAACGGTACGCGATTCGAATTCCTGCACCGAAGCCGGCTGACCGATGGGAAGCGGAAGACGCGGATGCTGACCGCGAACCTCGATGGCAGCAACATGCGGGTTTTGGACGCCAACGGCATGACGTCGCATTTCATCTGGCGCGATCCCAAGCACATCCTGGCCTGGAGCAATCAACCTTCCCATGGCAACGCGTTCTACGTTTTCAGCGATGAGTCCCAACCAAAGATCGAGGCCATCGGCACCGAGGTAATGAAGCGTGACGGGCACTGCACCTACTTGCCCAATCGCGATTGGATCGTGAATGATACGTACCCCGATGCCCAGCGGTATCAAACGGTTTACCTGTATCACGTACCGACTGGCAAACGGATTGATGTCGCCAAGTTCCAGGCCCCCAAGGTCTACACCGGCGAATGGCGCTGTGATACACACCCGCGACATAGCCCCGACGGACGCTACCTGGTCGTCGATGCTCCCTTTGAAAACCAAGGACGCCAACTGCACGTGGTCGATATTTCGTCGATCGTTGGCTAA
- a CDS encoding response regulator transcription factor codes for MAPPFKVAVIDDDESVRRALQRLLQSSGYAVETFASAEEFVECDAASHTDCLLLDVHLRRVSGLQLQRMLTVANQHIPIVFITSHQDEHSRQAALQAGATDFLCKPFDTEALLEVIERAIEHME; via the coding sequence ATGGCACCACCCTTCAAGGTTGCCGTGATTGACGATGATGAGTCTGTTCGCCGAGCGCTACAACGATTGCTGCAAAGCAGTGGTTATGCGGTCGAGACGTTCGCCTCAGCCGAGGAATTTGTGGAATGCGACGCCGCTTCACATACCGACTGTCTCCTCCTCGACGTGCATCTCCGAAGGGTGAGTGGTCTACAGCTTCAGAGAATGCTGACGGTCGCTAATCAGCACATTCCCATCGTGTTCATTACGTCGCATCAAGACGAGCACTCACGGCAAGCGGCCCTGCAGGCAGGTGCCACGGATTTCCTATGCAAACCCTTTGATACGGAAGCACTCCTTGAGGTAATCGAAAGAGCCATCGAGCACATGGAGTAA